The region caatgTCCCAGGAGCAGATTGTAACTCTTCAGACACTGATTTAAATGACCCCTTTTCTTTGCTAGTATACTGGCAGTACCTCCTCCTACTCCCCCAGTGCACCTACTGTTCATATTGCCACTGATTTAACATGATACTTCACATTTTGCTTAACCCAGTATGTTCTGTAATTCTGTGTGTTGTTCTTGCAgatctttcttcattttatgctGAATGTTGTggcactttggggtttttttcttcttatgtgcTAGAATTCCATACTGCTTGGTATCTTTTGCAGCcattttccccatattttttcattattttttgactctgattttttttctccctgatctGTCCTGCTTTCCTTACGATTGTACCTGTTTTCTCTGGGATTCGTCAGTCTCTGGGATTCTTGTTGTGTTGGGAAAGACATGAATAACTTTAACCCAGAACTTAGGTCCTGATTCTTTCGTTCTGTCACCTCCAGGCTTGTGACATGGCCACAGATGTAGCTGAGCCTGTGGTCCCTGACTGCAGAGGAGACGTAAGGAGCGGTGCCAGGTCAGATGCCGACTATCCTCTTCGGGTTCTCTACTGCGGAGGCAAGTGCTGAAGGGGCGGTTGTCCATGATTCTTACAATGTACTGTTTGTGAGGGCAGCCTAGCAGAAAGAATGAGAGGagcagaaattttcttttggtcAGTTTTTATTGAGAAGCTAGACCACAGTCAGCTTGACCTTTCTGATCGTCTATCTGAAATAGCTTGCGTTGTGTATTTCACCTAAAGCATTTTTGGCGAAACGTAGGGGTCTTCCCCCTGAGAAATGGAGGTACTAAGagctttttgtgtgtgaaagTTGCAGTAGTGGGAGCAGTGCTCAGATTGTGAACTGTTGAGCAAAGATCTCTTGCTGCAGAAAGCCAGTAAAGCCTTTAGCACACGAGGCCTCTGAGCATTAGTATGGCAATAAGAAATAAAGTTAGAATTCATATAAAGTAATTGTTGCACTGTGTTTAGAATTACTCTTTACTCATTGCATTTGTAGTGATGTGGATGAAATTTAAAGGGAAGTAAATAATCTTGACAGGTGTGTTTTTTAGATAGGTGTGTTATTTTGCTTTGGGCTTGAATACAGTTGCAGGGGATTATGAAGGAATTCCCTGTTGTGTGTGAAAATCTGCACaactggtttgggtttgttcTGGGGCCAAGCCCGTCTTCTGGACATTGGCGGCttttggaaaaaggaaagctaaCCAAATCATGTGATTATTAGGTATATCTTGTGCCTCAGGTAGAACTGGTGTTCCTTTCTGTAACTTTTCCCAAAGCTGTAGgcatctccttcccttccttcattGACTGACTGCTCTGGCTGTCATAGTTTATCCTAATGCACAGCGTGTGAGCCAATGACtaatgagaggaaaaattaaaatgcagagtGGTGTCAATAAAGTATCTTTTTGAGTCAATGTGTGTTTATAACCAGAAGTTATGATGTAAGAAGTGATCTCTaactttaaaataccattttgaatTTAACACTAAGGCTGTAAGTGGAGAGCTTCTTTTtgtaatatattctttttttttttttccccctcccttctttctccaGTTTGTTCATTGCCAACAGAGGTGagttaatttttgttgttgtccaagtttcttccttctgtcctgtgATTCCTGACTATGATGATTCTTTCTGATCTTTTCTGGCTTTTCTTAATTGTGGCAGTTTTGTGCTTCAGCCACTGTCATCTTTAGGATGACACGAGGTTTCTTATACACTAATATAGTATTGGTATTCAGTCATCTTAAGGAGAAATGGCTGAGCTGAATTGCAAATATATCTTGGTGTATTTGTTTGTGACGTATTTTGTAGTTACTCTGCTAACAACATTCATATGACCTTTCTTCTCTAGTACTGTGAATACATGCCTGATGTGACTAAATGCAGACAATGGTTAGAAAAGAATTTTCCAGATGAGTTCGCAAAACTTACAGTAGGTAAGAATCTTTTCTATGTTCTAACTGATACAGGCCcttagaaatattcagaaatctTTGAGCTTGTCCAGTTctcatctctttccttttcccgCTGTATCAAGTGTGaaagttaataattttcttaGGAGTCTGCCATGCTTTTGGATGCTGTGAAAATATGTTTGATAATGtcagaaaacactgaataaaCAATGTGTAGTCTCAGTAATAATGTTTGAGCTTTCTTAAAGCTCTTACTGTAACCAGTCATCCATGCACTTGTTTCCCATCAGAGTTAGTTTATTGGATTTTATGTCTGTCCAATCTACTGTGGATGGCTGGAGGAAAGGTCATTAATAAAAGGGAACTTGTTGATTTGCATTTGGAATTTCaatattaatttctgtctctctgtggaAATTATGTGAAGAGACTGTATTGAAATTGTAATTGTATCTTTGAGCTAAAGCTTTTCTGAAGTCTAATTTGCACAAGTACTATAATGAAGATGTAACACGCATCAGTCAAGGGGCTGCTGCACTTAAGCAAAGAGTTTACAGATTTAGCAAAATACCACTGTACCTTACTTTCTGTTGCTGTAAGGCTGTGGTTGTCTGACCActaattttgttctctttcttctccccactcCTTTCTGATGTATTTAAGAAAATTCACCTAAACAGGAAGCTGGGGTTGGAGAAGGCCAAGGAACTGcaggagaagaagaggaaaagaagaagcaAAAGAGAGGCAAGGTCTAAATAGTTGATTGTGGTACTGATTTCTAAGCAGTTTGGGGCATCCCTTTCTCACCTGCTGGTCTGGACTATGGCATGGATTCCTTGCATTTTGGTTGTTAGCTATGCTTTGATTCTGCACAAAAGATACCGAATATCTTTCTTCCAGTAGTAGCAGAGTTAGCGCGGTGATATATGCTGATGAAAGAAATGGATAGTAGTAATAGCAAGTGAAAGATGACCTGCATCATGTGTCTCATTGTTCCTGTAATTTTTATTGCAGTTATTCAGGGAGTAATTCTTCTCAACCGAAAATCAGCTGGCATGCCTCCCGGAATACTTGTTTCCACCCTGTTTAACAGCAGTTTATAGATTGCTTGCAGAGTAGAACAAAGACTGCTTTCCTCTAATTAATGCCTTATGAcactgcttttgccttttttccttccaccccTCCTTTGTATTCATGTAACAGGATTTGGTTTTATGCTTTTAACACTATCACCTACGTCTCCATTAACAACTATGTCTCTTCCCAGCAATactaatgaaaaacattttcaaaaactaACTTTGGAagatataaaatatatgaaacaaTTTAACCACAGTTTCATCTTCTATCGTTGGAGTTCtttctgtttaattaattaaCATACTTTCCACCATGAATCAGAATGCTGGGGTTGTTAATATGCGTTTGCCTGTGGAGTGTCAGTTGTGTCTGCAGTGCTTTAGAAATTGTGGTCAATAGCCCAGTAAGATTCAGATTTAAGCCACATATCACTGcggatgttttatttttgtgtcttggTAACCAGTTATGTTTACCTTGTCAGTAGGCTATGTGTAGTGACAACAGTAATTTACGTTCTGTAGCTTGGATGCTTTTCCCAGATACTTCAGGACATTTTCTTTCAACATTAATTTATTGTGTGGGGTGGTATGGTTAGTTTTCAGTCTGGTTTTTGGTTCTAAAATaatagtgtttaaaatatttagggATTTTCTCATAGAATCTAAAGTTTCATGAAAGCTTACGGTATGGTGTTAAGTAGGATGGTATAAGATTGAACGTAAGAGGGAGAGtgagaaaaaacaagcaaaaaattacTAAGACACTGCAGAGATTTACTGAAGAAATTTCAAGACAGAAATTTACTGTCTTAAATTATCAGATATCAATTTATAGTAATGTAGAATTGAAAATGCTGCATGTTAGAAAAAGAAGTAGTCACAGGGGGTCAGTTTCCTTGTCATCAATTCTTTACATTTTCATGCTGAGAAGGCTCAAGAACATGAAACTTTGGTTACCCTGGAGTAACTCGATGACTGTATACAAAGTTAACAGATCTTAATCTGACTTGAAGAATCCTAATGAGTGGAATCTATGTTCTGCATGTTTTACTCAGAAGAATAAATGCCTGATATGTGAAGTGTTCCCTCAGGTTGCCCTAGAAACAGACAGTGAGAAAGAAGATGTTAAATCATGTGGAAGTTTGGCAGTCAACTACTGTAGCTGGCTTCTGTTTCAGAGGCGTGGTGTTTTCTGCTAGCTCATATATAGATACGTGGTTCACACTGGGGTCGTGCATGGGTATCTAGAACTTAATCTGCTGTTTAACCCAGCAGCCTGAGTAGGCACGTCCTCATGGCCTCAGTAAATGGACATGAGTAAGTTGCTCTGTCTGGGACACAAACCTTAAGGATGTTAAACTCATGAAAAACATTCAAAGTAACAGTTTGTTCCTAGCATTACAACCAAAGAACAATTCCTGGAAGAGGGGTTAAAGGTAGACCAAATGCAGTGATTAATAAAGTGGGGAAAACCCCTTTTTTGATAATTGTAGCAGGGTTCTGCTGTGCAACCTGTACTTGAATGCACATTTGACATGCATATATTGTTACTTCTTGTAATATTGAGCTTTGATGAGATGGGACCtttcttaaataataattaaaaaacctgaatgtgAGACAatgtgcaaaatatatttttgtttaccAACACAGATGGGGAAGATAACTGTTTCTTTGTTTATAGGGATGAAATCTGGCcttatatacttttttctttgtgtgacaTCATTTAACTAATTATGTAACCTTATACTCTGTTTTAAAGGTGGAAGAGgtcagataaaacagaaaaagaagactgTACCACAGAAGGTTACGATAGCTAAAATTCctagagcaaagaaaaaatatgtcACAAGAGTATGTGGCCTTGCAACGTTTGGTGAGTTGACTTTTGTTatgtggtttttgttggttttagaTTTGCTTGCCTTTAACCTCATATTTCTTCTGATTGTATTACATTGAGTGATCTGCTTCCATCTGTGCAAGGTGAGAGTCCCAAGGTGCTTTTAGCAGTTCCAAAGCATGGTACACTGACTTCCCTCAGCGATAAATTATTAAAGTCCTTATTTCCATGGTGTTTGCAAACACATAGGgtgatgggttttttttgaaacaggGCTTCCCATAACAGTCCACTTGCTAGACTTCAGAGCAGTCTATTGTCTTTAAttataaacatgtttattttcaaaaagtttcttATCTCCATCAAACCAGTAAATATGTTATTGATGATTAATTTTACCTATTATTGAGGCTGATTAAGTAAGGCTTTAACTGCCTTTCTAGTAAGGCAGTCAAATTATTACCAAAGTACACTAACAATGCTGTGCTACATAGCTTTGGTTCAGCTGCAAACAGCCACTTGGTGTTTATAATAACATCTTACTTCACACATTGATTATGAATTCTGttaaaaaagtaagttttaacCTTGGTTGTATTAACAAAATATGTGTTTCCTGCATGAGAGTATAGTCAATTTTCTTGAGGGATCAGTAATGTGCACTAGTTTGATCTGAAGTGGGTATGTATCTTTGTGCTGGAAGCCAATCTCAAAAATTGTTGGGACATGTTTCTGAAAGGAACATACTGAAGCGCTTCTATGGAAAAACTTGTTCAATAACTGTGGAAGTTTTTCAGAACTGGAGGGGCTTTTTAATCAGTTCTGCATGTGCTTTTCTGGTGAGTGCATGTAGCATAGACAAACAGAATGTGTAGAGGACATTCAGCGATTTTTGCCTTGAAGAGTTTGTGAGATTTGTGGAGTCAGTTGTTTTGTATGTAAACAAGAGCCTTTTGCTTTCAATGGAAACTGTAGCAAAGCTTTAACTGTAAACTGCCACTAGTTTTTCAACAGTTAAAAagaagattttggttttaaacttgAGGAAATACTTTTATGACAATGATTGTACTTAAACTGTCCATTTTCCTGTCAACAGAAATTGATCTTAAGGAAGCACAAAGGTTTTTTGCTCAGAAATTCTCCTGCGGTGCCTCGGTAACAGGAGAAGATGAAATCATCATTCAGGGGGATTTTACAGATGACATTATTGATGTAATACAGGAGAAGTGGCCTGAGGTAATAAACCCTTTCTTCTGTCAGAACTCTGGTTTTCCACAATAGCCTGTGACTTTCCAATGATTTTGAAAAAGGGTTTCATCTTTGGCAGCACAGATTgttgtgtaaaaataaaagaccAGTTGTTGCATTCCCACCATTGAATGACTAGGTTAAGGAGTGATTAAACTTGAAGTAAAATGTTGCTTCCATTGTCCAAGAAACATTAACTCCCTAAATGTGTAGCTGCTGTGGATACTACAGTGAGGAAGGCATGCTGGAATAAGTCCAGCTGTCAAATATCTGTGCCTTCTTTGTGACCGTTTCTTAATGGTGAATGACTAAGTGTTCTTACATTGCCATCctatttttcaaaatctcttaaaatattgtgaaataaaaaccaaacaaacaaaaccaaaccccaaaaccagaaacaaaaccacttgtgcttcagaagaagaaattagCTAATTTTGGGTTGGACTGAAATGTTGACGGTTGAGAGGTTTGGTTGCGCTGCTGTAATCGCAAGCGCTTTCTTTGACTCTTCCTTGTTCTGGTATTTCCTGATTGTAGTTCTTTCTGAAATTACTCTGTAGGCCTGTCTTTATTCAGAGCCCCGTAGATTCAGGTGTGTCCTATAGGCACATGTCGTTTGCTTAGAATTTACAGCAGGGAATCTCAGATGGTGCTGTATACTTCTCCCACACTTCATTACGTGTACAGTGGTGAATGTTGAGTGAGACATGTAAGAAGAAAATATACTTAATATGCTgtgttttggcctttttttttttcctaggtggATGATGATAGCATTGAAGATCTTGGAGAAGTCAAGAAGTGATAGTGAAAGACTACCTTTATTTAATTATATGGTTATAAATGATGTAGCCAAAGCAAGGCTTCTAAATCCATTTGCTCTGCAGTGAAACTGTGGAGAACCCGTATCCTTGGCATTTTCACTG is a window of Mycteria americana isolate JAX WOST 10 ecotype Jacksonville Zoo and Gardens chromosome 13, USCA_MyAme_1.0, whole genome shotgun sequence DNA encoding:
- the DENR gene encoding density-regulated protein, which produces MATDVAEPVVPDCRGDVRSGARSDADYPLRVLYCGVCSLPTEYCEYMPDVTKCRQWLEKNFPDEFAKLTVENSPKQEAGVGEGQGTAGEEEEKKKQKRGGRGQIKQKKKTVPQKVTIAKIPRAKKKYVTRVCGLATFEIDLKEAQRFFAQKFSCGASVTGEDEIIIQGDFTDDIIDVIQEKWPEVDDDSIEDLGEVKK